The window CCAGGCGGTGGTCGTCGGTCTGCCGCTCGAGCTGTCCGGTGCGGTCGGCCGGCGCGCGCGGCGGGTCCGCGTGCTGATCGACGCGCTGCGCCGCCGGCTGGGCGACGGCGTGCCGGTCCACGAGTGGGACGAGCGATTTTCGACCGCGGCGGTCGAGCGCGTCTTGATCGACGCGGACGTGTCGCGGGCGCGGCGCAAGCAGGTGGTCGACAAACAGGCCGCGGCGTACATCCTGCAGGGGTGGCTCGACGCGCAGAGGCCGTGACGCCGGGGCCCGGTTGTCGGCTCTGTGGTCGCCGAGTATGGTTTCCGAGTTGTCTCGCCGATCGTTTCGCATCGCGCTCGCCATCGTCGTCGCGTCCGTGGTCGCGGCCATCGCGGCGGGGGGCGTCGCCGTCAAGCTGGCGCTGGACTACCCGGACCGGCCGCACGCCGGACAGGGCCGCACCATCGAAGTGCAAATCGACCGCGGAATGAGCTTTCCGGCGGTGGCCGAGCGCCTCGCGCGCGCCGGCGTGATCGACCGGCCGAGGTGGTTTCGCCTGTACGCGATGCACCGCGGCGCGACGACTCGCGTGCGGCACGGCCGCTACCCGCTTCGCGACGACATGACCCCGCGCGAGGTGCTCGACGCGCTGTTGGCCGGCGTCGAGGACGTCACCGTGCCGGTGACGATCCCGGAAGGGCTCCACATTCTCGAGGTGTTCGCGATCCTCGACCGCGCGGGGGTCGCGCGCGCCGCCGACCTCGAGGCGGTGTGCCGCGACCCGGAGTTCCTGGCGGACCGCGGGATCGCCGGCGACACCTGCGAAGGCTATCTGTTTCCCGACACGTACCGGTTCCGCGCGCCCACGCCGGCGCGGGCCGTGCTCGATCGCCTGATCGAACGGCACCGCGCGGTGTGGCAGCAGGCGCGCCGCAAGCATGCCGCGAGCGTCGAGCGCCTCGAACGCAAGCTCGGCTGGACCGACCGCGAACTGCTGATCCTCGCGTCGATCGTCGAAAAGGAGGCGGCGGTCGACAGCGAGCGCGAGCGCATCGCGCAGGTGTTCATCAACCGCCTCACGTCGCCGTCGTTTCGGCCGAAGCGGCTCGAGACGGACCCCACGATCCGCTACGGCTGCACGGTTCCGCTTGAGAAGTCCGCCGCCTGTCGCGCGTGGGATCCGACGCAGCGGTTGCGCCGTCGCCAACTAGACGACGTCGACAACCCGTACAACACGTACCGCCACGAGGGCCTGCCGCCCGGGCCGATCGCCAATCCCGGGCGGCGGTCGATCGAGGCCGCGATGAACCCGGACGGCAGCCGGTTTTTCTACTTCGTCGCGCGCAACGACGGCACGCACGTGTTCTCGAAGACGTTGGCCGAGCACACGCGCTGGGTGAACCGGTACCAGAAGTGACGGCGCGATCCCGCGCGCCGCATCATGCGTCCGGCGCGCCTGCGTCCGGCGCGCCCGCGTCCGGCGCGCCCGCGTCCGGCGCGCCCGCGTCCGGCGCGCCCGCGTCCGGTGGCATGTCCGATGGGCACCCGGCGACCGGGGCGGGCAGTGCGTCCCCCGTCGTACCGGGCTCGATCCGGATCGCGGCGAACGTCGACCCATCGAGGTTGATGCGGGTCGGCCGCACCACGTCGCCTTCGAGGTCGCCGCAAAACAGGTCCTCCGTGCGGATAATTCCGTGCAACGTCAATTTGACGTCGACCTGCGCCCCGGTGATGCCGTTGGCCTCGCCCGGCACCGTGCTCTCGCCGGAGGCGTCGAACTGCCCCGCGCGCGACACCTCTGCCATGTAGGTCGAGTCGAACCCGTCGATCGGCTCGCGCGTATCCCGGTGCAGCGGCGTGAGCGTCATCGCGAGCATCGGGATGTCGCCGGATTGGTCGAGGGATACGGTCGCGCGGTACTGAAACGGAATATCCGGCGCGATCACCGGGCTCATCGACAACAAGAACTCGCCCGTGACGTCGGGAATCTCGTCGACCGGTGCCGCGTCGACTCGCACCTCGACTGCGGCGTCGACGACGTGCCGGCCGAATTCGTCGAACTTGCTCCGGGGATCCGCGCACGCGGCGAAGGCGCACGCGATGGCCGCCGGCGCGACAATCCGCTTTACTGACGACATACGAACATCCATGGCAAAAGGGGGGAAGGTGCCCGCGAGCCTACCATTCGCGGTCGTGAAACGGCAGTGATGGCGCTCGCGTTTTCCACGCCGTGTGGATCGGCGGCGTCGACGGCCACCCAGTTTGCAGGATGCAGGTACACCGGAAGCGGGCGTTCCGCCCGCGCCGCGTGGCCGTGTGGACCACGCGGTCGTACGTGCCGTTGTGCCGCGCGGCGTCGTCGTCCGCATCGGCGCTGGCGCGCGCCGCCCGCCCGCCGCTGACGCGCGCGCCGCCCGCCGCCGATCGACCCGCTCGCACGGCGCGCAGCGCGGCGCCGGCGCAGTCGCCG of the Deltaproteobacteria bacterium genome contains:
- the ruvX gene encoding Holliday junction resolvase RuvX; translated protein: MRVVGLDVGSKTIGVALSDELGIAAHPIDTLARRGTDEDAARIAAFVAERGAQAVVVGLPLELSGAVGRRARRVRVLIDALRRRLGDGVPVHEWDERFSTAAVERVLIDADVSRARRKQVVDKQAAAYILQGWLDAQRP
- the mltG gene encoding endolytic transglycosylase MltG; the encoded protein is MVSELSRRSFRIALAIVVASVVAAIAAGGVAVKLALDYPDRPHAGQGRTIEVQIDRGMSFPAVAERLARAGVIDRPRWFRLYAMHRGATTRVRHGRYPLRDDMTPREVLDALLAGVEDVTVPVTIPEGLHILEVFAILDRAGVARAADLEAVCRDPEFLADRGIAGDTCEGYLFPDTYRFRAPTPARAVLDRLIERHRAVWQQARRKHAASVERLERKLGWTDRELLILASIVEKEAAVDSERERIAQVFINRLTSPSFRPKRLETDPTIRYGCTVPLEKSAACRAWDPTQRLRRRQLDDVDNPYNTYRHEGLPPGPIANPGRRSIEAAMNPDGSRFFYFVARNDGTHVFSKTLAEHTRWVNRYQK